One region of Hoeflea sp. 108 genomic DNA includes:
- a CDS encoding alpha/beta hydrolase, with amino-acid sequence MHQVEYNMPEVIFAGPAGRLEGRYQPSSEKNAPIAIVLHPHPQFGGTMNNKIVYDLFYMFQKRNFTTLRFNFRGIGRSQGEFDHGTGELSDAAAALDWVQSLHPDSKSCWVAGYSFGAWIGMQLLMRRPEIEGFISVAPQPNTYDFSFLAPCPSSGLIIHGDADKVAPPKDVQGLVDKLHTQKGITITQKTLTGANHFFGNAPDLLIDECAEYLDRRLAGELSDARPKRLK; translated from the coding sequence CTGCATCAAGTGGAGTATAACATGCCAGAGGTCATTTTCGCCGGTCCGGCGGGTCGCCTGGAAGGTCGATATCAGCCGTCCAGCGAAAAGAACGCCCCCATCGCCATCGTGCTGCACCCGCACCCGCAGTTCGGCGGCACGATGAACAACAAGATCGTGTACGACCTCTTCTACATGTTCCAGAAGCGCAATTTCACCACGCTGCGTTTCAATTTCCGCGGCATTGGCCGCAGCCAGGGCGAATTCGACCACGGCACGGGCGAATTGTCCGACGCGGCGGCGGCACTCGATTGGGTGCAGTCGCTGCACCCAGACTCGAAAAGCTGCTGGGTCGCAGGCTATTCCTTCGGCGCCTGGATCGGCATGCAGCTTCTGATGCGGCGCCCGGAGATCGAAGGTTTCATCTCGGTCGCACCGCAGCCCAACACCTACGACTTCTCGTTCCTGGCACCTTGCCCCTCGTCGGGCCTGATCATCCATGGCGATGCAGACAAGGTGGCACCGCCGAAGGACGTGCAGGGCCTGGTCGACAAGCTGCACACGCAGAAGGGCATCACGATTACGCAGAAGACGCTGACAGGCGCCAACCACTTCTTCGGCAACGCGCCCGACCTGCTGATCGACGAATGCGCCGAATATCTCGACCGCCGCCTGGCCGGCGAGCTTTCCGACGCCCGGCCGAAGCGCCTGAAGTAA
- the sufD gene encoding Fe-S cluster assembly protein SufD translates to MNMRAEIQRTPAEAALVDAFGERLSLLPGDGAVMVKRDDAIEQVKNGLPTRRVEAWHYTDLRRLLASVPDFDASAKAKSVAPLLEGSTVLSLANGVSQPVSGIDGVTFQRLADKLTDGSYAPALVTYGNDDTIGAINTAFVADGYFVDIEAGSQLDKPIELQNLQAGGQSHVRLPVRVGAGAKATIVERQTGEGAGLVSSVSQLLLGDDAEVLWLIVQDQPETATHLAQFKAELGKNAKLTLFVMNAGGKLVRQEVIVKAAGEGADFKLRGVNLLAGDSHVDVTMVLDHAVPHTSSTEVVRNVVTGRAKGVFQGRINVHQVAQKTDARMACNTLLLSDDGEFSTKPELEIFADDVACGHGATVTEIDHNHLFYLMARGIDEKSARGLLIRAFLAEVIEELEDESVVDPLEELLSNWFATHG, encoded by the coding sequence ATGAACATGCGTGCTGAAATCCAGCGTACCCCCGCGGAGGCGGCGTTGGTCGACGCCTTCGGCGAGCGGCTGTCGCTGCTGCCCGGCGACGGCGCCGTCATGGTCAAGCGCGACGACGCCATCGAGCAGGTCAAGAACGGTCTGCCGACGCGTCGCGTCGAGGCCTGGCACTACACCGACCTGCGCCGCCTGCTGGCAAGCGTTCCCGACTTCGACGCCAGCGCCAAGGCCAAGTCGGTCGCGCCGCTGCTCGAAGGCTCGACCGTGCTGTCGCTCGCCAATGGCGTGTCGCAGCCTGTTTCCGGCATCGACGGGGTGACCTTCCAGCGTCTTGCCGACAAGCTCACCGACGGCAGCTATGCCCCGGCGCTCGTCACCTATGGAAACGACGATACCATCGGCGCCATCAACACCGCTTTCGTCGCCGACGGCTACTTCGTCGACATCGAGGCCGGTAGCCAGCTGGACAAGCCCATCGAGCTGCAGAACCTCCAGGCCGGCGGCCAGAGCCATGTGCGCTTGCCGGTGCGTGTCGGTGCCGGTGCCAAGGCGACGATCGTCGAACGCCAGACGGGCGAGGGCGCTGGCCTTGTCAGCTCCGTCAGCCAGCTCCTGCTCGGCGACGACGCCGAGGTGTTGTGGCTGATCGTCCAGGACCAGCCGGAGACGGCGACCCATCTCGCCCAGTTCAAGGCCGAGCTCGGCAAGAACGCCAAGTTGACGCTGTTCGTGATGAATGCCGGCGGCAAGCTCGTCCGCCAGGAAGTCATCGTCAAGGCGGCAGGCGAAGGCGCCGATTTCAAGCTGCGCGGCGTCAACTTGCTCGCCGGCGACAGCCATGTCGACGTCACCATGGTGCTCGACCATGCCGTGCCGCACACCTCCTCGACCGAGGTGGTTCGCAACGTGGTCACTGGCCGCGCCAAAGGCGTGTTCCAGGGCCGCATCAACGTGCACCAGGTCGCCCAGAAGACCGACGCCCGCATGGCCTGCAACACGCTGTTGCTGTCCGACGACGGCGAGTTCTCGACCAAGCCGGAGCTGGAGATCTTCGCCGACGACGTCGCCTGCGGCCATGGCGCCACCGTCACCGAGATCGACCACAATCATCTGTTCTACCTGATGGCGCGCGGCATCGACGAGAAGTCGGCCCGTGGCCTTCTGATCCGCGCCTTCCTGGCCGAGGTCATCGAGGAGCTCGAGGACGAAAGCGTCGTCGATCCGCTGGAAGAGCTGCTGAGCAACTGGTTTGCGACGCACGGGTAA
- a CDS encoding SUF system Fe-S cluster assembly protein gives MEDVIAATTEETVPETGGNGVMSASTIPADELARLTDDIISALKTVYDPEIPADIYELGLVYKIDIEDDRTVKIDMTLTAPGCPVAGEMPGWVQNAVGTVEGVSGVEVNMTFDPPWTPDRMSEEAQVAVGWY, from the coding sequence ATGGAAGACGTTATCGCCGCGACCACTGAAGAGACCGTGCCCGAAACCGGCGGCAACGGTGTCATGTCGGCCTCGACAATCCCGGCCGACGAACTGGCGCGCTTGACCGACGATATCATCTCGGCGCTGAAGACGGTCTATGACCCGGAAATCCCCGCCGACATCTACGAACTCGGCCTCGTCTACAAGATCGACATCGAGGACGATCGCACCGTCAAGATCGACATGACGCTGACCGCCCCCGGGTGCCCGGTCGCCGGCGAGATGCCCGGCTGGGTGCAGAACGCCGTCGGCACCGTCGAAGGCGTGTCGGGTGTCGAAGTCAACATGACCTTCGACCCGCCATGGACGCCTGACCGCATGTCGGAAGAGGCACAGGTCGCGGTGGGGTGGTATTGA
- the sufC gene encoding Fe-S cluster assembly ATPase SufC, which translates to MLEIKNLHARIADSGIEIIRGLNLTVKAGEVAAIMGPNGSGKSTLSYILAGRDDYEVTEGEILYNGESILEMDPAERAAKGIFLAFQYPMEIPGVATMEFLKVAMNSQRKARGEDPLKIPDFLKRVKEAAASLDMDINMLKRPVNVGFSGGEKKRAEILQMKLLEPQLCVLDETDSGLDIDALKIVSDGVNALRSPDRAVVVITHYQRLLDHIVPDTVHVLYKGQVIKSGDKSLALELEENGYAGIIEEAA; encoded by the coding sequence ATGCTTGAGATCAAGAACCTGCATGCCCGTATCGCCGACAGCGGCATCGAAATCATCCGTGGCCTGAACCTGACGGTTAAGGCAGGCGAAGTCGCAGCCATCATGGGCCCCAACGGCTCGGGCAAGTCGACGCTTTCCTACATCCTCGCCGGCCGCGACGATTATGAAGTGACCGAAGGCGAGATCCTCTACAACGGCGAATCGATCCTGGAGATGGATCCTGCCGAGCGCGCCGCCAAGGGCATCTTCCTGGCCTTCCAGTATCCGATGGAGATACCGGGTGTTGCCACCATGGAATTCCTCAAGGTCGCGATGAACTCGCAGCGCAAGGCGCGCGGTGAAGACCCGCTGAAGATTCCTGACTTCCTCAAACGCGTGAAGGAAGCTGCCGCCTCGCTCGACATGGACATCAACATGCTCAAGCGCCCGGTCAATGTCGGCTTCTCCGGCGGCGAGAAGAAGCGCGCCGAAATCCTGCAGATGAAGCTGCTCGAACCGCAGCTCTGCGTGCTCGACGAAACCGATTCCGGCCTCGATATCGACGCGCTCAAGATCGTCTCCGACGGCGTCAACGCGCTGCGCTCACCCGACCGCGCGGTCGTCGTCATCACCCACTACCAGCGCCTGCTCGACCACATCGTTCCCGACACCGTCCATGTCCTCTACAAGGGCCAGGTCATCAAGTCGGGCGACAAGTCGCTGGCGCTCGAACTCGAAGAGAACGGCTACGCCGGGATCATCGAAGAGGCGGCTTGA
- a CDS encoding carbohydrate kinase family protein, whose protein sequence is MMTSPRILAIGGAHVDRRGRMTAPFVPGASIPGAMSEEVGGGAFNALRGAVRRGARGALMSVRGGDAAGEAVASEIAANGIEDLSVVFLDRATPSYTALLDRDGDVVAALADMGLYELAFAKQMRRAKAREAITAADAVLCDANLPEAALTKLGEIADRPLFAIAISPAKAVRLVPILGKLSCLYMNRREAGVLAGTTTDSSPAEFMRGLRAAGLKRGVVTAGGSGVFAYDTSGLIEVAPPAPRRIVDVTGAGDALAGATTAALMRGLTLERALREGIAAAVLAIETASAVPELDQQAFAEMLALVPQAKEMA, encoded by the coding sequence TTGATGACATCACCCAGGATCCTCGCCATCGGCGGCGCGCATGTCGACCGCAGGGGACGCATGACGGCGCCCTTCGTGCCGGGCGCCTCGATCCCCGGCGCGATGAGCGAAGAGGTCGGCGGCGGCGCCTTCAACGCGCTGCGCGGTGCAGTTCGTCGGGGCGCGCGCGGTGCGCTGATGTCAGTGCGCGGCGGCGACGCTGCAGGCGAAGCAGTGGCCTCCGAGATCGCAGCGAACGGCATCGAGGACCTGTCGGTTGTGTTCCTGGACAGGGCGACGCCGAGCTACACGGCGCTGCTCGACCGCGACGGCGACGTGGTGGCGGCATTGGCTGACATGGGGCTCTATGAACTCGCCTTCGCCAAGCAGATGCGGCGCGCCAAGGCACGCGAGGCGATAACAGCGGCAGACGCAGTTCTGTGCGACGCCAACCTGCCCGAAGCGGCACTGACCAAGCTTGGAGAGATTGCCGACAGGCCGCTGTTTGCGATTGCCATTTCGCCGGCCAAGGCGGTGCGGTTGGTGCCGATCCTCGGCAAGCTCTCCTGCCTCTACATGAACCGGCGCGAGGCGGGGGTGCTGGCAGGCACCACCACCGATTCCTCGCCGGCCGAATTCATGCGTGGACTGCGGGCCGCCGGGCTCAAGCGCGGCGTCGTCACGGCCGGTGGCAGCGGAGTCTTCGCCTATGACACGTCAGGGTTGATCGAGGTTGCGCCCCCCGCCCCGCGCCGGATCGTCGACGTGACAGGTGCGGGCGACGCGCTGGCAGGCGCCACGACCGCAGCGCTGATGCGCGGGCTTACGCTGGAGCGCGCGCTGCGCGAAGGCATTGCAGCCGCCGTGCTCGCCATCGAGACCGCTTCCGCTGTACCGGAACTCGACCAACAGGCCTTCGCAGAGATGCTGGCCCTTGTGCCGCAAGCCAAGGAAATGGCATGA
- the sufA gene encoding Fe-S cluster assembly scaffold SufA, giving the protein MGRFAVISMTDRAAERVREIMATRENAQGIRLGIKKGGCAGMEYTVDLVTEPNPKDDHIERDGAHVYVAPEAALFLFGTQMDFETTTLRTGFTFNNPNQSSACGCGESVELKPADLKALAEARAQA; this is encoded by the coding sequence ATGGGACGCTTCGCCGTCATCTCAATGACCGACCGGGCCGCCGAGCGCGTGCGCGAGATCATGGCCACCCGTGAAAATGCCCAGGGCATTCGCCTCGGCATCAAGAAGGGCGGCTGCGCCGGCATGGAATACACGGTCGATCTGGTGACCGAGCCGAACCCCAAGGACGACCACATCGAGCGCGACGGCGCCCATGTTTATGTCGCGCCGGAAGCGGCATTGTTCCTGTTCGGCACCCAGATGGATTTCGAGACCACGACCCTGCGTACCGGCTTCACCTTCAACAACCCGAACCAGAGCTCGGCCTGCGGCTGCGGCGAATCCGTCGAGTTGAAGCCCGCCGACCTCAAGGCGCTCGCCGAGGCGCGCGCGCAGGCCTGA
- the sufB gene encoding Fe-S cluster assembly protein SufB, giving the protein MPAVQETIEQVRKIDVDQYKYGFETEIETEKAPKGLNEDIIRFISNKKNEPEWMLEWRLEAFRRWLTLEEPNWARVDYPKIDFQDIHYYAAPKNQSGPKSLDEVDPEILKVYEKLGIPLREQEILAGVQKEVDPDLEEANDNVYKSGRVAVDAVFDSVSVVTTFKDELAKAGVIFCSISEAIREHPELVKKYLGSVVPTSDNYYATLNSAVFTDGSFVFVPKGVRCPMELSTYFRINEKNTGQFERTLIIAEEGAYVSYLEGCTAPQRDENQLHAAVVELVALDDAEIKYSTVQNWYPGDAQGKGGIYNFVTKRGDCRGDRSKISWTQVETGSAITWKYPSCILRGDDSRGEFYSIAVSNGYQQVDSGTKMIHLGKNTSSRIISKGIAAGFSQNTYRGQVSAHRKATNARNFTQCDSLLIGNQCGAHTVPYIEAKNSSAQFEHEATTSKISDDQKFYVMQRGIPEEEAIALIVNGFVKEVIQELPMEFAVEAQKLIGISLEGSVG; this is encoded by the coding sequence ATGCCTGCTGTGCAGGAGACGATCGAGCAGGTCCGCAAGATCGATGTGGACCAGTATAAATACGGATTCGAGACCGAGATCGAGACCGAAAAGGCCCCCAAAGGCCTGAACGAAGACATCATTCGTTTCATCTCGAACAAGAAGAACGAACCGGAATGGATGCTCGAATGGCGTCTTGAAGCGTTCCGCCGCTGGCTGACGCTCGAGGAGCCCAACTGGGCGCGCGTCGATTATCCCAAGATCGACTTCCAGGACATCCACTACTACGCTGCGCCGAAGAACCAGTCGGGGCCGAAGTCGCTCGACGAGGTCGATCCGGAGATTCTCAAGGTCTATGAGAAGCTCGGCATCCCGCTGCGCGAGCAGGAAATCCTCGCCGGCGTCCAGAAGGAGGTCGATCCCGACCTCGAGGAAGCTAACGACAACGTCTACAAGTCGGGCCGCGTCGCCGTCGACGCCGTGTTCGATTCGGTGTCCGTCGTCACCACCTTCAAGGACGAGCTGGCCAAGGCCGGCGTCATCTTCTGCTCGATCTCGGAAGCCATCCGCGAGCACCCGGAGCTGGTGAAGAAGTATCTCGGCTCGGTCGTGCCAACCTCAGACAACTACTACGCCACACTGAATTCGGCCGTCTTTACCGATGGCTCCTTCGTGTTCGTGCCCAAGGGCGTGCGTTGCCCGATGGAACTGTCGACCTACTTCCGTATCAACGAGAAGAACACGGGCCAGTTCGAGCGCACGCTGATCATCGCCGAGGAGGGGGCCTACGTCTCTTATCTCGAAGGCTGCACCGCCCCGCAGCGGGACGAGAACCAGCTTCACGCCGCAGTCGTTGAGCTGGTCGCGCTTGACGACGCCGAGATCAAGTATTCGACCGTCCAGAACTGGTATCCTGGCGATGCCCAGGGCAAGGGCGGCATCTACAACTTCGTCACCAAGCGCGGCGATTGCCGCGGCGATCGTTCGAAGATCTCGTGGACCCAGGTTGAAACCGGTTCGGCCATCACCTGGAAGTACCCGTCCTGCATCCTGCGCGGCGATGACTCCAGAGGCGAGTTCTATTCGATCGCCGTTTCGAACGGCTACCAGCAGGTCGACTCGGGCACCAAGATGATCCATCTCGGCAAGAACACGTCGAGCCGCATCATTTCCAAGGGCATCGCCGCCGGCTTCTCGCAGAACACCTATCGCGGCCAGGTCTCGGCCCACCGCAAGGCAACCAACGCACGCAACTTCACCCAGTGCGACAGCCTGCTGATCGGCAACCAGTGCGGCGCGCACACCGTGCCCTACATCGAGGCGAAGAATTCGTCCGCGCAGTTCGAGCACGAGGCGACCACGTCGAAGATTTCCGACGATCAGAAGTTCTACGTCATGCAGCGCGGCATTCCCGAAGAGGAAGCCATCGCGCTGATCGTCAACGGCTTCGTCAAGGAAGTCATCCAGGAATTGCCGATGGAGTTCGCCGTCGAGGCCCAGAAGCTCATCGGCATCAGCCTCGAAGGCTCGGTCGGCTGA
- a CDS encoding cysteine desulfurase: protein MDKKVEASTYDVEAIRRDFPILSREVYGKPLVYLDNGASAQKPQVVIDTIANAYSNEYANVHRGLHYLSNAATDAYEKARESVRRFLNAPNVDQIVFTSNATSAINTVAYGYGMPNIGEGDEIVLSIMEHHSNIVPWHFIRERQGAKLVWVPVDDLGAFHVEEFEKRLTDRTKLVAITHMSNALGTVTPIKEICRIAHARGIPVLVDGSQSAVHMPIDVQNLDCDFFVMTGHKLYGPSGIGVLYGKRELLERMRPFHGGGEMIVEVTEDIVTYNEPPHRFEAGTPPIVQAIGLGAALDYIDGIGRERIAAHEAMLRDYAHERLRSINSLRIFGDAPGKGAIVSFELQGIHAHDVSMVIDRQGVAVRAGTHCAQPLLKRFGVTSTCRASFGMYNTRAEVDVLVEALEKARKFFG, encoded by the coding sequence ATGGACAAGAAAGTCGAAGCCAGCACCTACGATGTCGAGGCGATCCGCCGCGACTTCCCGATCCTGTCGCGCGAGGTCTACGGCAAGCCGCTGGTCTATCTCGACAATGGCGCCTCGGCCCAGAAGCCACAGGTTGTTATCGACACCATCGCCAATGCCTATTCGAATGAATACGCCAACGTCCACCGCGGCCTGCATTACCTCTCCAATGCCGCGACCGACGCCTATGAGAAGGCGCGCGAGAGCGTGCGCCGCTTCCTCAATGCGCCCAACGTCGACCAGATCGTTTTCACCTCCAACGCCACCTCGGCGATCAACACCGTCGCCTATGGCTATGGCATGCCGAACATCGGCGAGGGCGACGAGATCGTTCTGTCGATCATGGAGCACCACTCCAACATCGTGCCGTGGCATTTCATCAGGGAACGCCAGGGCGCCAAGCTTGTCTGGGTGCCGGTCGATGACCTCGGCGCCTTCCATGTCGAGGAATTCGAGAAGCGCCTGACCGACCGGACAAAGCTGGTCGCGATCACGCATATGTCGAACGCGCTGGGCACGGTGACCCCGATCAAGGAAATCTGCCGCATAGCACATGCGCGCGGCATTCCCGTTCTGGTCGACGGCAGCCAGAGTGCTGTCCACATGCCTATCGATGTGCAGAACCTCGACTGCGACTTCTTCGTCATGACCGGGCACAAGCTCTACGGTCCGTCAGGCATCGGCGTGCTCTACGGCAAGCGCGAGCTGCTCGAGCGTATGCGCCCGTTCCATGGCGGCGGCGAGATGATCGTCGAGGTGACCGAGGACATCGTCACCTACAACGAGCCGCCGCACCGCTTCGAGGCCGGCACGCCGCCGATCGTCCAGGCGATTGGCCTGGGCGCAGCACTCGACTACATCGACGGCATCGGCCGCGAGCGCATCGCAGCGCATGAGGCGATGCTGCGCGACTACGCCCATGAGCGGCTGCGCTCCATCAATTCGCTGCGCATCTTCGGCGACGCGCCCGGCAAGGGCGCCATCGTCTCGTTCGAGCTGCAGGGCATCCACGCCCATGACGTGTCGATGGTCATCGACCGCCAGGGTGTCGCCGTGCGCGCCGGCACCCACTGCGCCCAGCCGCTGTTGAAACGCTTCGGCGTCACCTCCACATGCAGGGCGTCCTTTGGCATGTACAACACCAGGGCCGAAGTCGATGTCCTGGTCGAGGCGCTTGAAAAAGCGCGCAAATTCTTCGGGTGA
- a CDS encoding FMN-binding negative transcriptional regulator, translating to MYQPPHFKETRLDVLHALIKAHPLGLLICSGTDGPVANPVPFLLDAEPAPNGRLRAHLSRANPQWKLFADNPDALVVFQGLDSYVTPSWYETKRETGKVVPTWNYAIVQVRGKVRVMDDQHWLTGQIAELTATHEGGRAEPWQVTDAPDAYIAAQMKGIVGLEIDIVAIEGKWKVSQNRPVADRVGVAEGLEADKPTPDAAEMAKLVRTYGGIDGE from the coding sequence ATGTATCAGCCGCCCCATTTCAAGGAGACACGGCTGGACGTGCTGCATGCACTGATCAAGGCCCATCCGCTGGGCCTTCTGATCTGCAGCGGCACCGATGGCCCCGTGGCCAATCCGGTGCCGTTTCTGCTTGATGCAGAGCCTGCGCCCAACGGCCGGCTGCGCGCCCATCTCTCCCGCGCCAACCCGCAGTGGAAGCTGTTTGCCGACAACCCCGATGCGCTTGTCGTGTTCCAGGGGCTCGACAGCTATGTCACGCCGTCCTGGTACGAGACCAAGCGCGAGACTGGCAAGGTGGTGCCGACCTGGAATTATGCCATCGTGCAGGTGCGCGGTAAGGTCCGCGTGATGGACGATCAGCACTGGCTGACCGGCCAGATCGCCGAATTGACCGCCACCCATGAAGGCGGCCGCGCCGAGCCCTGGCAGGTGACTGACGCGCCCGATGCCTACATCGCCGCCCAGATGAAGGGCATCGTCGGCCTCGAAATCGACATCGTTGCAATCGAAGGCAAGTGGAAGGTCAGCCAGAACCGACCGGTCGCCGACAGGGTCGGCGTGGCAGAAGGGCTGGAGGCGGACAAGCCGACGCCCGACGCCGCCGAAATGGCCAAGCTGGTGCGCACATATGGCGGGATCGACGGCGAATAG
- a CDS encoding cysteine desulfurase family protein, translated as MAGRRAYLDHNASAPLLPAAREAVVAALDIAANPSSVHGEGRAARKLIEDARRAVAELVGAKPEHVVFTSGATEAATTLLSPDWRMGRGVVRMSRLFVSEADHPCVLNGGRFPADRVTRIGVDGNGIVDLAALEAALAAHDKSDGLPLVAIHAANNETGVIQPVRAISELVKAAGGVLVLDAVQAAGRIPLDMSEGYADYLILSSHKIGGPKGAGAIVATADLMMPAPLVAGGGQEKGHRGGTENLQAIAGFGAAARDALAGFADMERVRSLRDGIEQTVMRFAPDAEIYGNSVERLANTTFFAIPGVKAETAQIAFDLAGVALSAGSACSSGKVGPSHVLKAMGYADNLGALRVSIGRQTTEEDIALFADALAKLLARRGGATRAA; from the coding sequence ATGGCCGGAAGACGCGCCTATCTCGACCACAATGCCAGTGCGCCGCTGCTGCCCGCAGCGCGTGAGGCCGTGGTTGCGGCGCTCGACATTGCTGCCAATCCGTCGTCGGTGCATGGCGAGGGCCGTGCCGCGCGCAAGCTGATCGAGGACGCCAGGCGCGCCGTTGCCGAACTCGTCGGCGCCAAGCCGGAACATGTCGTCTTCACCTCGGGCGCGACCGAGGCCGCCACCACACTGTTATCACCCGACTGGCGCATGGGCCGTGGGGTCGTGCGCATGTCCCGGCTCTTCGTCTCCGAGGCCGACCATCCTTGCGTGCTCAATGGCGGCCGCTTCCCGGCCGACCGCGTGACGCGGATCGGCGTAGACGGCAACGGCATCGTCGATCTCGCGGCACTCGAAGCTGCACTCGCTGCCCACGACAAGTCGGACGGCCTGCCGCTGGTGGCGATCCATGCCGCAAACAACGAGACCGGCGTCATCCAGCCCGTTCGCGCCATCTCGGAGCTGGTGAAGGCTGCAGGCGGTGTTCTGGTGCTCGACGCGGTCCAGGCTGCAGGCCGCATTCCTCTCGACATGTCAGAGGGTTACGCCGACTACCTGATTCTCTCCTCGCACAAGATCGGCGGCCCCAAGGGCGCCGGCGCGATCGTCGCCACCGCCGACCTGATGATGCCTGCGCCCTTGGTTGCCGGCGGCGGCCAGGAGAAGGGTCACCGCGGCGGCACAGAGAATCTTCAGGCCATTGCAGGATTTGGTGCTGCGGCACGTGACGCGCTGGCTGGTTTCGCCGATATGGAGCGGGTGCGCAGCTTGCGCGACGGCATCGAACAGACCGTCATGCGCTTTGCTCCCGATGCTGAAATCTACGGAAATTCCGTCGAACGGCTTGCCAATACGACATTCTTCGCTATTCCGGGCGTCAAGGCCGAGACGGCGCAGATCGCCTTCGATCTCGCGGGCGTCGCGCTCTCGGCAGGCTCCGCCTGTTCGTCGGGCAAGGTCGGTCCCAGCCATGTGCTGAAGGCCATGGGGTATGCCGACAATCTGGGCGCACTGCGCGTCTCGATCGGGCGGCAGACGACCGAAGAGGATATCGCCCTGTTTGCGGATGCGCTGGCCAAGCTGCTGGCGCGCCGTGGCGGGGCGACACGAGCCGCCTAG
- a CDS encoding pseudouridine-5'-phosphate glycosidase — MTPETARPFIDVHAPVAAALAAGKPVVALESTIITHGMPYPDNSAMAANVEKIISDEGAVPATIAVINGRIKIGLSDGERESLAMTGGAMKLSRADIAYAVAEGRTGGTTVAATMIAAHLTGIKVFATGGIGGVHKGAEKSFDISADLDELARTPVIVVSAGAKAILDIEKTLEVLETRGVPVVAYGSDIVPAFWSRKSPFAAPLRLDAPEKIARLHATRAALGLDGGLLVANPVPESDEIPTEKMAGYIEAAQKAAEAQNISGKAVTPFLLAKILELTNGASLKTNIALVENNARLAAKIARAL; from the coding sequence ATGACACCCGAAACCGCCCGCCCCTTCATCGACGTCCACGCGCCTGTTGCCGCTGCCCTTGCCGCCGGCAAGCCCGTGGTCGCGCTCGAGAGCACCATCATCACCCACGGCATGCCCTATCCCGACAACTCGGCGATGGCGGCGAATGTCGAGAAGATCATCTCGGACGAAGGCGCGGTTCCCGCGACGATCGCCGTCATCAACGGCCGCATCAAGATCGGCCTGTCGGACGGCGAGCGCGAATCGCTTGCCATGACCGGCGGCGCGATGAAACTGTCGCGCGCCGACATCGCCTATGCGGTCGCCGAAGGTCGCACCGGCGGAACCACGGTGGCAGCGACGATGATCGCGGCCCATCTCACCGGCATCAAGGTGTTCGCGACAGGCGGCATCGGCGGCGTGCACAAGGGCGCAGAGAAGAGCTTCGACATCTCGGCCGACCTGGACGAGCTGGCGCGCACGCCCGTGATTGTGGTGTCTGCCGGCGCCAAGGCCATCCTCGACATCGAAAAGACGCTCGAAGTGCTGGAAACACGCGGCGTGCCTGTTGTCGCCTACGGCTCCGACATCGTGCCGGCATTCTGGTCGCGCAAGTCGCCTTTTGCCGCGCCGCTGCGCCTCGATGCGCCCGAGAAGATCGCACGCCTGCATGCGACACGCGCAGCACTGGGCCTCGACGGCGGCCTGCTGGTGGCGAACCCCGTGCCCGAGAGCGACGAGATCCCGACCGAAAAGATGGCCGGCTACATCGAGGCTGCACAGAAGGCAGCTGAGGCCCAGAACATCTCGGGCAAGGCTGTTACGCCGTTCCTGCTCGCCAAGATTCTGGAACTGACCAACGGCGCCAGCCTCAAAACCAACATCGCGCTGGTGGAAAACAACGCACGCCTGGCAGCGAAGATCGCCCGGGCGCTCTGA